From Staphylothermus hellenicus DSM 12710, a single genomic window includes:
- a CDS encoding FAD-dependent oxidoreductase: protein MVKAKLANDKIIEADKVLVAIGRQPKTMNIGLETVHVETTQKGFIKVNEKYQTTNLRIYAVGDVIGEPLLAHKAILESIAAARNILGEESFSLNYQLIPHTIFSGLEIAWIGYTERELRSKGIRYRRIRMPISHLSAVRIKDSKYSYVKILMGKNNVPYGIFVVSVCPYRVILYISVFIYVHSRDFRLLPQLLSWGLWGHGRLSRPTARASHLQQAPYGSRSIAPINPQGHRSILKNIIWNT, encoded by the coding sequence ATGGTGAAAGCTAAACTAGCAAATGACAAGATCATCGAAGCCGATAAAGTCCTAGTGGCTATAGGTAGGCAGCCTAAAACTATGAATATAGGTCTTGAAACAGTACATGTAGAAACGACTCAGAAAGGTTTTATTAAAGTTAACGAGAAGTATCAGACAACTAATCTCAGAATATATGCTGTAGGAGATGTTATTGGAGAACCATTACTGGCTCATAAAGCAATTCTTGAAAGTATCGCAGCAGCAAGAAATATCCTGGGAGAAGAATCATTTTCTTTGAATTATCAATTAATTCCACACACGATTTTTAGTGGTTTAGAAATTGCTTGGATAGGCTATACGGAGAGAGAACTCAGAAGCAAAGGAATAAGATATCGTAGAATCAGAATGCCAATATCTCATTTATCAGCGGTTAGGATTAAGGATAGCAAGTACTCCTATGTAAAGATCCTAATGGGCAAGAACAATGTTCCATATGGTATATTTGTTGTTTCCGTTTGTCCCTACCGTGTCATTCTGTATATTTCTGTGTTTATTTATGTCCACAGTAGGGACTTCCGCCTCCTTCCACAACTCCTCTCTTGGGGGTTGTGGGGTCATGGGCGGCTGTCGAGGCCAACGGCACGGGCCTCCCATCTACAGCAAGCCCCCTATGGGTCTCGGAGCATAGCTCCCATCAACCCACAGGGGCACAGATCAATATTGAAAAATATAATCTGGAATACTTGA
- a CDS encoding carbon-nitrogen hydrolase family protein, with protein MRANRIFKIINPFQSETSNNVISSYIAIGHLNVYIKDKRSNLDVARKSLLIAHENYVDTLILPYMQPYGPILNNNISKSTLRKKYGLSLTSRYLANLSIIAKNYGVNVLLMSTIEKAGSKIYVTAFLIPGIIGEPIEKYRKIVLSNREKIIGFNKGKTIKKFRCRNIYYSIVLDDEILYPELAKLSLYLGTDILFIGIAPDYPVKNYMSIIKSLALMTRSKIILVGGIYYYENKLSYIVPTVILDQRGNILFKYMSDEQALIILPTQYLIRKNKKIDQETMFIYTLYRKLLRRKKRGVGIGDRKGYTYKVE; from the coding sequence TTGCGGGCAAACAGAATATTCAAAATAATAAATCCATTTCAGTCGGAGACCAGTAATAATGTTATAAGTAGTTATATTGCTATAGGTCATTTAAACGTATATATCAAAGATAAAAGAAGTAATCTGGACGTAGCTAGAAAAAGTTTATTAATAGCACATGAAAACTATGTTGACACCCTTATACTACCATATATGCAGCCTTATGGGCCTATACTGAACAATAATATTTCAAAGAGCACACTAAGAAAAAAATACGGATTATCGCTTACAAGCAGGTATCTTGCAAATCTAAGCATTATTGCTAAAAACTATGGTGTAAATGTTTTACTTATGAGCACAATAGAAAAAGCTGGTTCAAAAATTTATGTAACGGCTTTCTTAATCCCAGGCATAATAGGTGAACCAATCGAAAAGTATAGAAAAATAGTACTGAGCAATCGAGAGAAGATTATTGGTTTTAACAAAGGAAAAACCATTAAAAAGTTTAGATGCAGAAACATTTACTATAGCATAGTTTTAGATGATGAAATCTTATATCCGGAACTAGCAAAGCTTAGCCTCTATCTTGGAACGGACATATTATTTATAGGAATAGCTCCGGATTACCCTGTTAAGAACTATATGAGCATAATTAAATCATTAGCGCTTATGACTCGATCAAAAATTATATTGGTCGGAGGAATATATTATTATGAGAATAAGCTAAGCTATATTGTCCCAACAGTTATCCTTGATCAAAGAGGCAATATATTGTTCAAGTATATGAGCGATGAGCAAGCATTAATAATACTACCCACGCAATATCTTATTAGGAAAAATAAAAAAATTGATCAAGAAACAATGTTTATCTATACATTATATAGGAAGCTACTTCGCCGTAAAAAACGAGGTGTAGGAATTGGAGATAGAAAAGGTTATACCTATAAAGTTGAATAG
- a CDS encoding translation initiation factor IF-5A, whose protein sequence is MSKTYATLGELKSGNFIIIDGEPCRIVEMSKAKTGKHGSAKAHVVAIGLFTGNKKTLVAPVDQRVEVPVIEKRVGQIIADMGDLLQVMDMETFETFEVEKPSDEKLREKLQPGVEVEYWVVMGKRMIIRTR, encoded by the coding sequence ATGAGCAAAACATACGCTACGCTTGGAGAATTAAAATCAGGCAATTTCATTATTATCGATGGTGAACCATGCAGAATTGTAGAGATGAGCAAGGCTAAAACAGGAAAACATGGAAGCGCTAAAGCACATGTAGTAGCTATAGGATTGTTCACGGGTAACAAGAAAACCCTTGTAGCTCCTGTAGATCAGAGAGTAGAGGTCCCAGTTATAGAGAAGAGAGTTGGACAAATAATAGCTGACATGGGGGACTTATTACAAGTAATGGATATGGAAACGTTTGAAACATTCGAGGTCGAGAAGCCTAGTGATGAAAAACTACGAGAAAAACTACAGCCTGGAGTAGAAGTAGAATACTGGGTTGTCATGGGTAAAAGAATGATTATAAGAACAAGATAA
- the gcvPB gene encoding aminomethyl-transferring glycine dehydrogenase subunit GcvPB, translating into MFRQARWDEPLIFELGNKGRKGFIIPEPEEDVKRKVGKIKISEKILREKPPNLPEVSEVEVIRHYTRLTEMSYGVDNGPVPLGSCTMKYNPRIAWEISNDYRINMLHPLQDERTVQGLLEILYELQKWLANITGMDYCSLHPAAGAHGEFAGILIIRKYHELKNQLDRKSEIIIPDSAHGTNPASASMGGFKVVEVPSGEDGNIDMDALRSVVGESTAGLMITNPSTLGLFEENIVEISKIIHGVDGLLYYDGANLNGIMGYTRPGDMGFDIAHINIHKTFGSPHGGGGPGAGPVCIKDRLIDKERNIWLRDLLPGYRVVYDENTGLYKLVNNEKYSIGLLKAFFGNIIPLIWGYIYILMLGSKGLRTVTEHAVLNTNYFISLVKDIKGYDIPYGKNRYRKHEVVLSAKPLYDDTGVSAEDIAKGLLDAGFYAPTIYFPLIVHEALMTEFTESETIENIEKYAERLREISNVSYSDPDKAKKWPLNTSVRRVDNVRANHPKTLAPTWRIYVEKVCRKHDNC; encoded by the coding sequence ATGTTTAGACAAGCTAGATGGGATGAACCCTTAATATTCGAGCTTGGAAACAAGGGTAGAAAAGGCTTCATTATCCCTGAACCCGAGGAGGATGTTAAGAGAAAAGTAGGCAAGATTAAAATATCGGAGAAGATCTTACGTGAGAAACCGCCTAACCTCCCCGAAGTAAGTGAAGTAGAGGTGATACGTCATTATACTAGGCTCACGGAAATGAGTTATGGAGTAGATAACGGCCCAGTACCCCTAGGATCATGTACTATGAAATATAATCCTAGAATTGCCTGGGAAATAAGCAATGATTATAGAATAAATATGTTGCATCCACTTCAGGATGAGAGAACAGTTCAAGGACTACTCGAGATACTATATGAGCTGCAGAAATGGCTTGCAAATATTACAGGGATGGATTACTGCTCACTACATCCAGCCGCTGGGGCTCACGGAGAATTCGCTGGTATATTGATTATTAGAAAATACCATGAATTAAAGAATCAGCTTGATCGGAAAAGCGAAATCATAATACCTGACTCCGCTCATGGAACAAATCCTGCAAGTGCTTCGATGGGCGGGTTCAAAGTTGTAGAGGTGCCTTCCGGAGAAGATGGCAATATAGATATGGATGCGTTAAGAAGCGTTGTTGGCGAATCAACAGCTGGTCTAATGATTACTAATCCAAGCACTCTCGGATTATTCGAGGAAAACATAGTCGAAATATCAAAGATTATTCATGGAGTAGATGGACTACTATACTATGATGGCGCGAATCTCAATGGAATAATGGGCTATACTAGGCCCGGCGACATGGGATTCGATATTGCACATATAAATATTCATAAAACATTCGGTTCCCCCCACGGCGGAGGAGGGCCGGGAGCAGGACCGGTATGTATTAAGGATAGATTAATTGATAAAGAAAGAAATATTTGGCTAAGAGATCTATTGCCAGGTTATAGGGTGGTTTACGATGAAAACACCGGATTGTATAAGCTGGTTAATAATGAAAAATACAGTATTGGCTTGTTGAAAGCATTCTTCGGCAACATAATTCCCCTAATATGGGGATACATATACATATTAATGCTTGGATCCAAAGGGCTAAGAACAGTTACCGAACATGCAGTTTTAAACACCAACTATTTCATCTCACTAGTTAAGGATATAAAAGGATACGATATACCCTACGGGAAAAATAGATACCGTAAACACGAAGTTGTATTAAGCGCTAAACCATTATATGATGATACAGGTGTTTCAGCCGAAGATATTGCTAAAGGATTGCTCGACGCAGGATTCTATGCACCCACAATATATTTCCCATTAATAGTTCATGAAGCATTAATGACGGAATTTACAGAATCAGAAACTATTGAGAACATTGAGAAATATGCTGAAAGACTAAGAGAAATAAGCAATGTATCATATAGTGATCCAGATAAAGCTAAAAAATGGCCACTTAATACAAGTGTTAGAAGAGTTGATAATGTAAGAGCTAATCATCCTAAAACCCTTGCTCCAACATGGAGGATTTATGTAGAGAAAGTTTGTAGAAAACATGATAACTGCTAG
- the gcvT gene encoding glycine cleavage system aminomethyltransferase GcvT, translating into MAKIPLLNYHVEKLGAEPGFFGDWEVPMRYTSSIEEHLAVRRDVGVFDVSHMGRIRLKGSDVFELIQYVYTKDLSKVKTGWMSGPTLALNQWARVKDDEMLYKIRDDEWLLVPNALVREKMLSYLRSIINNRQYKVVIEDLTFKYSMIAIQGPKSPDIMEKIGLKDASDLKPLQFITNIKLNDIKLFLISRSGWTGEDGFEVWGDHSSIAKLLDILVKEGVKPAGIIARDTLRMEMGFVLGDHEYGEDPVKYPCAISLRYGLGAITWSKKGYVGEEALRACLREGVRWVRMGIKMSKKNARIIPREHMPVYVEDQVVGWITSGTYSPILRRGIAQAYIDARYAIEDLPVKIMMRNRFYEGKIVDFPFITK; encoded by the coding sequence TTGGCAAAGATCCCTCTTCTAAATTATCACGTGGAAAAATTAGGTGCAGAACCAGGTTTTTTCGGTGACTGGGAAGTACCAATGCGGTATACAAGCAGTATCGAAGAACACTTAGCTGTTAGGAGAGATGTTGGAGTCTTTGACGTAAGTCATATGGGCAGAATAAGGCTGAAAGGCTCTGACGTGTTTGAGCTGATACAATATGTTTACACCAAGGATCTCTCAAAAGTAAAAACTGGATGGATGAGCGGGCCAACTCTAGCACTTAATCAATGGGCTAGAGTAAAAGATGATGAAATGCTCTATAAGATTAGAGACGACGAATGGTTACTTGTACCAAACGCTCTAGTAAGAGAGAAAATGTTGTCGTATCTAAGAAGCATAATAAATAATCGTCAATACAAAGTCGTAATAGAAGATTTAACATTCAAATATTCAATGATCGCTATACAAGGACCTAAATCCCCCGATATAATGGAGAAAATAGGATTAAAAGACGCATCTGATCTTAAACCTCTCCAATTTATAACCAATATCAAGCTCAATGATATCAAATTGTTCCTGATCAGTAGGAGTGGGTGGACGGGAGAAGACGGATTTGAAGTCTGGGGAGACCATAGCAGTATCGCTAAACTATTAGATATTCTAGTCAAAGAAGGTGTTAAACCAGCAGGTATAATTGCACGAGATACTTTAAGAATGGAAATGGGTTTCGTCCTAGGCGATCATGAGTATGGAGAGGATCCCGTTAAGTATCCATGTGCAATTAGTTTAAGATATGGATTAGGAGCTATTACGTGGAGTAAGAAGGGATATGTTGGAGAAGAAGCTTTACGGGCATGTCTAAGAGAAGGAGTAAGATGGGTTAGGATGGGAATAAAAATGAGCAAGAAGAATGCAAGAATAATTCCTCGAGAACATATGCCTGTCTATGTAGAAGATCAAGTAGTAGGCTGGATCACTAGCGGAACATACTCTCCAATTTTGAGAAGAGGAATAGCTCAAGCATATATTGATGCCAGATATGCTATCGAAGATCTACCCGTTAAGATCATGATGAGAAACAGGTTTTATGAAGGGAAAATAGTTGATTTCCCATTTATAACTAAGTAA
- a CDS encoding FAD-dependent oxidoreductase — MYDVAVVGAGVGGYPAAIYLARHGLKVAVIEEHLLGGECTNYGCVPSKALYNVAEAFRTIEKIGGNANIDWSSLSKWVSSVVSKTRNGIEYLLESYGVDIINSKAILKTNAEIKIGNNTVSSKNTILALGTDPMPLPIMNFDGKHVLSNREIFYMDEKPEKY, encoded by the coding sequence ATGTATGATGTAGCAGTAGTAGGTGCTGGAGTAGGAGGTTATCCAGCAGCTATATATCTTGCAAGACACGGTTTAAAAGTTGCTGTGATCGAAGAACACTTACTGGGAGGCGAATGTACAAACTATGGATGTGTCCCAAGTAAAGCTCTATATAATGTTGCTGAAGCGTTTCGAACTATTGAGAAAATAGGCGGAAACGCAAATATAGATTGGAGTAGCTTATCTAAATGGGTATCATCGGTTGTCAGCAAAACACGTAATGGAATAGAATACCTCTTAGAAAGCTACGGTGTTGACATAATAAACTCTAAGGCTATTCTAAAAACAAATGCCGAGATCAAGATAGGCAATAATACTGTTTCTTCCAAGAACACTATACTCGCTCTTGGAACCGATCCCATGCCGCTTCCAATCATGAATTTTGATGGTAAACATGTGCTAAGTAATAGAGAGATTTTCTACATGGATGAAAAACCCGAAAAATACTAA
- a CDS encoding NAD-binding protein, protein MGGGVIGVEAAYAFSQLGVDVTIVEAMPNILSFLDKDISLTMKRFLREKNVKIYENSIVEK, encoded by the coding sequence ATGGGCGGTGGAGTTATTGGTGTAGAAGCTGCATATGCTTTTTCACAGTTAGGTGTAGATGTTACTATTGTTGAAGCAATGCCCAACATACTTTCCTTCCTCGATAAAGACATAAGCTTAACTATGAAAAGATTTCTTAGAGAGAAAAACGTTAAGATCTATGAGAACTCTATCGTTGAAAAATAA
- a CDS encoding DUF2139 domain-containing protein: protein MTRIIDYLSEYPPNYGPEWGSGGIFGLKYHKGVLYYMLAFEAQGYFIDHDGIRKIYEFEKLGLKPVSGGDTYNAVYAIDDSIYFGGWVHAPAIYRGRTNKGATIDFRNKYSHVHKYDIGNNEVSLIWKESIHDPEKWVGEISEIIYDPYEQKLLLARADGHINLGVYELDPLSGKIRKILDEPALKGAINLDYACFSIHYFPKSFNGIECIDLIERKTIIDKFDPSKYTIDKGDVRYPLVGPVASLYGRVFAFMKGGVLVYNPVLGEKYFVRLLDIPYSQLGPARANAKVLGGGVIVPYNMFVHSVINPTNEFEEKAKKATNTIISPTLLLYIAPPLVKIIGAFGARITGVEVIGDHILLAHNTMANTYRYDASPYDQGIRGFTALNTSIINSSPPQATIVVPGWMIKDKVFGGIPLTGYKDPELIIITKKENKLTINEYMFTLPPMLTHTEKININSGRNRILLNNYSGIVSFKFDKGLSENDVVIIHLK, encoded by the coding sequence ATGACTCGTATTATTGATTATCTCAGCGAATATCCTCCAAACTATGGTCCGGAATGGGGTAGTGGAGGAATATTCGGGCTAAAATATCATAAGGGAGTCCTATATTACATGTTGGCTTTTGAAGCCCAAGGTTACTTTATAGATCATGATGGAATAAGGAAAATATACGAGTTTGAAAAACTAGGTTTAAAACCGGTATCAGGCGGGGACACATATAATGCTGTATACGCAATAGATGACTCGATATATTTTGGCGGATGGGTCCATGCACCAGCTATTTATAGAGGACGAACTAATAAAGGAGCCACTATTGATTTCCGCAACAAGTATAGCCACGTCCACAAATACGATATAGGCAATAATGAAGTCTCACTTATATGGAAGGAAAGCATTCATGATCCCGAGAAATGGGTTGGAGAAATATCAGAAATAATATATGATCCTTATGAGCAGAAATTATTATTAGCAAGAGCTGATGGCCATATAAACCTAGGAGTCTACGAACTTGATCCTTTAAGTGGAAAAATAAGGAAAATACTGGATGAACCCGCATTAAAGGGGGCTATAAACCTAGATTATGCATGTTTCTCAATACATTATTTCCCAAAAAGCTTTAACGGTATAGAATGTATTGATTTGATAGAGAGAAAAACCATTATAGACAAATTTGATCCGAGCAAATATACTATTGATAAGGGAGACGTTCGCTATCCTCTTGTAGGCCCAGTAGCTTCACTATATGGTAGAGTATTTGCATTTATGAAGGGCGGCGTACTAGTCTATAATCCAGTGCTTGGCGAGAAATACTTTGTTAGATTACTCGATATTCCATATTCACAGCTTGGACCTGCAAGAGCAAACGCTAAAGTTCTTGGAGGCGGAGTAATAGTTCCATATAACATGTTTGTGCATTCAGTGATTAATCCTACAAATGAGTTCGAAGAAAAAGCTAAGAAAGCAACAAATACTATTATATCGCCAACTCTTCTCCTATACATAGCTCCTCCGCTAGTAAAAATAATTGGAGCTTTCGGTGCAAGAATAACTGGTGTTGAAGTAATCGGGGATCATATATTACTAGCACATAATACTATGGCGAACACATATAGATATGATGCATCACCATATGATCAAGGTATAAGAGGATTCACAGCACTAAACACAAGTATTATAAATAGTTCTCCTCCCCAAGCCACTATAGTTGTTCCAGGATGGATGATAAAAGATAAAGTATTTGGAGGAATACCGTTAACCGGCTACAAAGATCCAGAACTAATAATAATAACGAAAAAAGAGAACAAATTGACAATTAACGAATACATGTTTACTCTACCACCAATGCTAACACATACTGAAAAAATCAATATTAACTCTGGAAGAAACCGTATACTTTTAAACAACTATAGTGGAATAGTATCCTTTAAATTCGATAAGGGTCTTAGTGAAAATGATGTGGTAATTATTCATTTGAAATAA
- the gcvPA gene encoding aminomethyl-transferring glycine dehydrogenase subunit GcvPA, with protein MDSHPWIPNSNRGIREKMLKKIGVKNIDELFSDIPRNVRISKEEWDNLEIGLKNPVSEITARRIIEEKLSMNKVFVPLLFLGGGAYPHYVPSVIKYLISRGEFLTSYTPYQPEISQGILQALFEYQSLMAELLDMDVVNSSMYDWASALAEALLMSLRVKKNKRKILLPSNMNPIHKRVANTYLSPHNVRIEYINYDHDTGLIDLEDLKNKIDENTAAVYVQSPNFFGYIEENAKEIGEIAHDTDSLFIMGVDPISLGLIKPPGELGADIAVGEGQPLGLGLNYGGPYLGIFATRMNMKLVRQMPGRIIGLTKSVDGSRAFTMILQTREQHIRRAKATSNICTNEALSAIAAAIYLALLGRNGIRKLAELIYYRSHYAQARLREIGLNTDIFKSDFFKEFPINFDNIGVKYRYIHEKLLENNIHGGLYIGNWFPELGETALYAFTEAHTKNDIDLLVEKLANIINELKR; from the coding sequence ATGGATTCTCATCCATGGATCCCCAACAGTAATAGGGGGATCAGAGAAAAAATGCTGAAGAAAATAGGTGTTAAAAACATTGATGAATTATTCAGTGATATACCTCGAAATGTAAGGATTAGCAAGGAGGAATGGGATAATTTAGAAATCGGATTAAAGAATCCTGTCTCAGAAATTACAGCAAGGAGGATTATTGAGGAAAAATTATCTATGAACAAGGTATTTGTTCCCTTACTCTTCCTTGGAGGTGGTGCTTATCCACACTATGTGCCATCTGTGATAAAATACTTGATTTCGCGCGGCGAATTCTTAACATCTTACACGCCTTATCAACCCGAGATCTCTCAGGGGATTCTTCAAGCATTATTTGAATATCAGAGCTTAATGGCTGAACTATTAGATATGGATGTAGTTAACTCCTCAATGTATGACTGGGCTTCAGCACTAGCTGAAGCCTTGCTCATGAGTCTTAGAGTTAAGAAAAATAAGAGAAAAATATTGTTGCCATCAAACATGAACCCTATTCATAAAAGAGTCGCTAACACTTATCTTTCTCCTCATAATGTCAGAATCGAATATATAAATTACGACCACGACACAGGACTCATAGATTTAGAAGATCTTAAAAATAAAATTGATGAAAACACAGCAGCAGTATATGTTCAATCACCGAACTTCTTCGGATACATAGAGGAAAATGCGAAAGAAATAGGAGAAATAGCTCATGATACAGATTCCTTGTTCATCATGGGTGTAGATCCGATATCTCTGGGCCTGATTAAACCCCCCGGCGAATTAGGTGCAGACATAGCTGTTGGCGAAGGTCAACCATTAGGTTTAGGCTTAAACTATGGAGGACCATATCTGGGAATATTTGCTACACGGATGAATATGAAACTTGTAAGACAGATGCCGGGAAGAATAATAGGATTAACAAAATCTGTTGATGGATCAAGGGCTTTCACAATGATATTGCAGACCCGTGAACAACATATTCGTAGAGCTAAGGCAACATCTAATATATGTACAAATGAAGCATTATCGGCAATAGCTGCAGCAATATACTTGGCTTTACTGGGTAGGAATGGAATACGTAAACTAGCCGAACTAATATATTATCGATCACATTATGCTCAGGCAAGGCTTAGAGAAATAGGTTTAAATACTGATATATTCAAATCTGATTTCTTCAAAGAATTCCCAATAAACTTCGACAATATAGGAGTGAAGTATAGGTATATTCATGAAAAACTACTTGAAAACAATATTCATGGAGGGCTCTACATAGGGAACTGGTTCCCAGAACTCGGCGAGACAGCACTATACGCTTTTACAGAGGCACATACGAAAAACGATATAGATCTCCTTGTGGAAAAACTAGCTAATATAATTAATGAGTTGAAAAGGTGA
- a CDS encoding ATP-NAD kinase family protein, which produces MGFIVNPIAGMGGRVGLKGTDGEAYYEALRRGAKPVSPIRALEFLNNIRIRNIQIITAPKPMGEDIVRKSSLRDKLFKIINSINQPTTPEDTRRIAKEMMRDIDILVFVGGDGTARDILEAVDKKIPVLGVPAGVKMYSAVFATTPRDAAMVIEDFVKGNVEVVEREVLDIDEEAFRRDKLVIKLYGYLLVPVSSGKIQASKTIYHGFSEEENKIAIARYIIEHMDDDTVYILGPGSTVKTINKLLGIDGTILGVDVIYRRKLIAKDVGERELLEIINKYNKAMIIVSPIGGQGFVFGRGNQQISPEIIRLVGRENILIVSTWRKISSVKVLRVDTGDDNVDAMLKGYWKVLVDYNRFIVKKVV; this is translated from the coding sequence ATGGGTTTCATAGTAAATCCAATTGCAGGAATGGGTGGGAGAGTAGGGTTAAAAGGCACTGATGGCGAAGCATACTATGAGGCTCTAAGAAGGGGGGCTAAACCAGTATCTCCAATCAGGGCTCTTGAATTCCTCAACAATATAAGAATAAGAAATATTCAAATAATTACTGCACCTAAACCCATGGGGGAAGATATAGTTAGAAAATCTAGTCTTAGAGATAAATTATTCAAGATTATAAATAGCATTAACCAGCCAACCACGCCCGAGGATACCCGTAGAATAGCGAAGGAAATGATGAGAGATATCGATATATTAGTGTTTGTAGGCGGTGATGGAACAGCTAGAGATATTCTTGAAGCAGTCGACAAAAAAATACCAGTACTAGGTGTTCCAGCCGGTGTTAAAATGTATAGTGCTGTTTTCGCTACAACACCGCGGGATGCTGCAATGGTTATTGAAGATTTTGTGAAGGGAAATGTAGAGGTAGTTGAGAGAGAAGTTCTCGACATAGATGAGGAAGCATTTAGGAGGGATAAGCTTGTAATTAAGCTCTATGGATACTTATTAGTTCCAGTATCTTCGGGAAAGATCCAGGCAAGTAAGACTATTTACCATGGTTTTTCCGAGGAAGAAAATAAAATAGCTATTGCTAGATACATAATTGAGCACATGGATGATGACACCGTATATATTCTCGGTCCTGGCTCAACAGTTAAGACAATCAATAAGTTGTTAGGTATCGATGGAACAATACTGGGAGTCGATGTAATATATAGAAGAAAATTAATCGCGAAAGATGTTGGAGAAAGAGAACTATTAGAAATCATCAATAAATATAATAAAGCCATGATAATAGTTTCGCCTATAGGTGGACAAGGCTTCGTATTTGGTAGAGGAAACCAACAAATATCACCTGAGATCATTAGGCTTGTAGGTAGAGAAAACATATTGATAGTTTCTACATGGAGAAAAATCAGCTCAGTCAAAGTATTAAGGGTAGATACAGGAGATGATAATGTAGATGCTATGCTTAAGGGGTATTGGAAAGTTCTTGTTGATTATAATAGATTTATTGTTAAAAAAGTAGTTTAA